In Halobacteriovorax marinus SJ, the following proteins share a genomic window:
- a CDS encoding single-stranded DNA-binding protein, whose translation MSVNKVIILGRLGTEPELKYTPSGAAVCNFSVATSEGWTDKSGQKQEKTEWHRMVVWGKTAELCNQYLSKGRQAYFEGSLQTRMWEKEGQKHYTTEINVRTVQFIGGASTGASQSRDNSNYSQQSSPSQDNSAMSQDYDISTDSNFTSDDIPF comes from the coding sequence ATGAGTGTAAATAAAGTGATTATTTTAGGTCGTTTAGGAACTGAACCAGAATTAAAGTACACACCATCTGGTGCTGCAGTTTGTAATTTCTCTGTTGCGACTTCTGAAGGTTGGACTGATAAAAGTGGTCAAAAACAAGAAAAAACTGAATGGCATAGAATGGTTGTTTGGGGAAAAACAGCTGAGCTTTGTAACCAGTACCTTTCAAAAGGAAGACAAGCTTACTTCGAAGGTTCACTTCAAACAAGAATGTGGGAAAAAGAAGGACAAAAGCATTACACAACTGAAATCAATGTGAGAACTGTTCAATTTATTGGTGGAGCCTCTACGGGAGCTTCTCAATCAAGAGATAATAGCAATTACTCTCAACAATCTTCTCCATCACAAGATAACAGCGCTATGAGCCAGGATTATGATATTTCAACTGACTCGAACTTCACAAGCGATGATATTCCGTTCTAG
- a CDS encoding pilus assembly protein TadG-related protein, with translation MRKIYKSEKGQLSIFLGIIMVIIITMMAFIINVGLFVKAKINLQNAVDAAAWSGAAVQARQLSNIAYMNWEMRNTYKEWMFKYYVIGHLGLSDQLKADVVATKNKTSFRLLPFPGSSEVDPYNLPSTCMAFGGSKDICKLVSTPGLPRFEAPGLAGIDDQHESFENTIAKIKADNCSTKSVKNFASAMIWAYGIKKDFFSDTPAAATHRPGAWIQAMELALRMRNLEAIVNRPPVDDPICFGSSSCKTIESLASDNAGGSFGNPYNERPIKAFKSAFRNLSGGTYKSGEIKDEFSGSFKLTELKPKIFDAKNGTLSRLLMPPSPNVNLGSTSFDPSQKRYLDLIAYPLNLVTFYTTMVTNNSGEAIQSIVGSTPVESACGSTKTGLPVPGYIFGYVKNPKVLTYYAVKGEANFVGLFYPFTDTNGITLQAYAAAKPFGGRVGPMLFGFGDENASTLIPRVENAQNRTLPYVSALLVPPGPFRAGRPIPNNQDFWVQSATSVIGGSPAAGIDVKFGIPNILYDYVSMGDLTQHTTSTEGAILTIRETTSAIAEPLEELGLYDAKQYSKFASHLQVADPTIVGAVEIERALESVRQPTRYEALNYMIPTFEEGDSNPEKLAAYPVVKKKGNSPFTGNTLYQLFGPIWGSDTLYSTPDAIISIIQSFMMSNQTAIDKYLDSLKEVAESIAATPSTGTDTYKNAAETIYPLAAGLDNLSNCDSLSMATRFNQFFNGGSTQCDIKPLGELVRDYIKTESDTGGENYKYFYLTSYVKPNSGTPYKQPVSNKELLTAYAPGERQGSNDEGELLHPFNVYSTILSAKRNYYSTKLVAMRALAESGQGTYQEKPIYSEAAGSSSGSVSFKIPSDLLSTKIVNELENGQLNDFGDLTH, from the coding sequence ATGAGAAAGATCTACAAAAGCGAAAAAGGACAGCTCAGTATTTTCCTGGGAATTATTATGGTGATTATTATTACCATGATGGCCTTTATCATTAATGTTGGTCTCTTCGTTAAGGCCAAGATCAATCTTCAAAATGCAGTCGATGCTGCCGCATGGTCTGGAGCAGCCGTTCAAGCAAGACAATTATCCAATATCGCCTATATGAATTGGGAGATGAGAAATACTTATAAAGAGTGGATGTTTAAGTACTATGTCATTGGACACCTTGGACTTAGCGACCAACTCAAGGCCGACGTTGTCGCAACTAAGAATAAAACAAGCTTCAGACTCCTCCCCTTCCCTGGTTCAAGTGAAGTAGATCCCTATAATCTTCCATCAACATGTATGGCCTTCGGTGGATCAAAAGATATTTGTAAACTTGTCTCAACTCCTGGTCTTCCAAGGTTTGAGGCTCCGGGCCTTGCTGGAATTGATGACCAACACGAGAGTTTTGAAAATACAATTGCAAAGATCAAAGCAGATAACTGTTCTACTAAGTCAGTCAAAAATTTTGCGAGTGCAATGATTTGGGCATACGGAATCAAGAAAGACTTCTTTAGCGATACTCCAGCAGCCGCAACTCATAGACCTGGGGCTTGGATTCAAGCAATGGAGTTGGCCCTTAGAATGAGAAACCTTGAGGCCATCGTCAATCGCCCACCAGTCGATGACCCTATCTGCTTTGGAAGTTCTTCGTGTAAAACAATTGAGTCTTTGGCCAGTGACAACGCTGGAGGATCTTTTGGTAACCCTTATAACGAAAGACCAATTAAGGCCTTTAAATCGGCCTTTAGAAATCTCTCAGGTGGAACCTATAAGTCTGGTGAGATTAAAGACGAGTTTAGTGGATCATTTAAGTTAACAGAGCTTAAGCCAAAAATATTTGATGCAAAGAACGGAACACTCAGTAGACTTTTAATGCCACCGAGTCCAAACGTTAACCTTGGCTCAACATCTTTTGATCCCTCTCAAAAAAGGTATCTTGACCTTATCGCCTATCCACTTAATCTAGTAACTTTCTACACAACGATGGTAACTAATAATAGTGGTGAAGCGATCCAATCTATCGTTGGATCAACACCTGTAGAATCGGCGTGTGGTTCTACAAAAACCGGATTGCCAGTTCCTGGATACATCTTCGGTTATGTTAAGAACCCAAAAGTTCTCACTTACTACGCAGTAAAAGGTGAAGCGAACTTTGTTGGGCTCTTCTATCCATTTACAGATACTAATGGAATCACACTTCAGGCCTATGCAGCGGCCAAGCCGTTTGGCGGTAGAGTCGGTCCAATGCTCTTTGGCTTTGGAGATGAAAATGCTTCCACTCTTATTCCAAGAGTTGAAAATGCTCAAAATAGAACACTTCCTTATGTCTCCGCACTTCTTGTCCCTCCGGGACCATTTAGGGCAGGAAGACCAATCCCTAACAATCAGGACTTCTGGGTTCAGAGTGCAACCTCAGTTATCGGTGGCTCGCCAGCAGCGGGGATCGATGTAAAGTTTGGTATTCCAAATATTCTCTACGACTATGTTTCAATGGGAGATCTCACTCAGCATACAACGAGTACAGAAGGTGCAATTTTAACTATTCGTGAAACCACCTCAGCCATTGCAGAGCCACTTGAAGAGCTTGGTCTCTACGACGCAAAACAATACTCTAAGTTTGCCAGCCACCTTCAAGTTGCTGACCCAACAATTGTTGGAGCTGTCGAGATTGAAAGGGCCCTTGAGAGCGTCAGACAACCTACAAGGTATGAAGCCCTTAACTATATGATTCCAACATTTGAAGAGGGAGATTCTAATCCTGAGAAGCTAGCTGCCTACCCTGTGGTCAAAAAGAAAGGAAACAGTCCTTTTACAGGAAACACTCTCTACCAACTCTTTGGACCAATCTGGGGAAGTGATACTCTTTACTCAACACCTGATGCTATTATCTCGATTATTCAAAGCTTTATGATGAGTAATCAAACGGCCATCGATAAATATTTAGACTCTCTAAAAGAAGTTGCCGAATCAATTGCTGCAACTCCTTCAACGGGAACCGATACATATAAGAATGCAGCGGAAACCATCTACCCACTAGCCGCTGGCCTAGACAACCTAAGTAATTGTGACTCTCTAAGTATGGCCACTCGTTTTAATCAATTCTTTAACGGCGGTAGTACTCAGTGTGACATCAAGCCTCTCGGAGAGCTTGTTAGAGATTATATTAAAACAGAGAGTGATACGGGTGGAGAAAATTATAAGTATTTTTATTTAACAAGTTACGTTAAACCCAATAGTGGAACTCCCTATAAGCAACCTGTCTCAAATAAAGAGCTTCTAACTGCGTACGCACCAGGTGAGAGACAAGGCTCAAACGACGAGGGAGAGCTTCTTCACCCCTTCAATGTTTACTCCACTATCTTGAGTGCAAAGAGAAATTACTACTCGACAAAATTAGTGGCAATGAGGGCCCTCGCAGAGAGTGGACAAGGAACATATCAAGAAAAACCAATATATTCCGAAGCGGCGGGAAGTAGTTCTGGAAGTGTAAGTTTTAAAATTCCTAGTGACTTATTGAGTACAAAAATTGTAAATGAACTAGAAAATGGACAATTGAATGATTTTGGCGATTTGACGCACTAA